A window from Dunckerocampus dactyliophorus isolate RoL2022-P2 chromosome 15, RoL_Ddac_1.1, whole genome shotgun sequence encodes these proteins:
- the LOC129168295 gene encoding endophilin-A1-like, translated as MSVAGLKKQFHKATQKVSEKVGGAEGTKLDDDFKEMEKKVDITSRAVLDIMTRTTEYLQPNPASRAKLSMINTMSKIRGQEKGPGYPQAESVLGDAMFKFGRELGEESSFGLALMDAGEAMKELGEVKDALDMEVKQNFIDPLQNLHDKDLKEIQHHLKKMEGRRLDFDYKKKRQGKVQDDEIKQALEKFDESKEIAEQSMFNLLESDIEQVSQLAALVQAQLEYHSRTAQILQQLSSKMEDRIKEVSSKPRKEFVPKPRMTLELLPPSESHNGSLHSAKSPGRSPAPLDQPCCRALYDFEPENEGELGFKEGDVITLTNQIDDNWYEGMIHGHSGFFPINYVDILVPLPH; from the exons aaAGTCAGCGAGAAGGTGGGTGGCGCCGAAGGAACCAAGCTGGACGATGACTTCAAGGAAATGGAGAAG AAGGTGGACATCACCAGCCGAGCAGTTCTGGACATCATGACCAGGACCACAGAGTACCTGCAGCCCAACCCGGCGTCCAGAGCCAAGCTCAGCATGATCAACACCATGTCCAAAATTCGCGGACAAGAGAAGGGACCAGGATACCCTCAAGCCGAGTCCGTCCTGGGAGACGCCATGTTCAAGTTTGGACGGGAACTGGGGGAGGAGTCCAGTTTTG GCCTGGCGCTCATGGATGCCGGCGAGGCCATGAAGGAGCTGGGTGAGGTAAAAGATGCTCTGGACATGGAGGTCAAACAGAACTTTATTGACCCACTGCAGAACCTCCATGACAAAGACCTGAAGGAGATACAG CACCACCTGAAGAAGATGGAAGGCCGCCGCCTGGACTTTGACTACAAAAAGAAGCGTCAGGGCAAGGTACAGGACGACGAGATCAAACAAGCACTGGAGAAGTTTGACGAGAGCAAAGAGATTGCCGAGCAGAGCATGTTCAACCTTCTGGAAAGCGAC ATTGAGCAAGTGAGCCAGCTGGCAGCGCTGGTCCAGGCCCAACTGGAGTATCACAGCCGCACAGCTCAGATCCTCCAGCAGCTCTCCAGCAAGATGGAGGACAG GATAAAGGAAGTGTCCAGCAAACCCAGGAAGGAGTTTGTTCCAAAACCTCGCATGACCTTGGAGCTGCTGCCTCCCAGCGAGAGCCACAACGGCAGTCTCCACTCTGCTAAATCCCCTGGAAGATCGCCAG cccCCCTGGACCAGCCGTGCTGCCGGGCGCTCTACGACTTTGAGCCTGAGAACGAGGGCGAGCTGGGCTTTAAGGAGGGCGACGTCATCACGCTGACCAATCAGATCGATGACAACTGGTACGAGGGAATGATCCACGGCCACTCAGGCTTCTTCCCCATCAACTATGTCGACATCCTGGTGCCACTCCCACATTAA